The following proteins are encoded in a genomic region of Helicobacteraceae bacterium:
- a CDS encoding DedA family protein translates to METVMQNIEAYGYAALFIYSLGGGFVGIVAAGALSGFGYMNIFISIAVVFAANVIGDQALFFLSRFNKREIRPYLRRHRRKLALSHLLLKKQGNRILVIQKFIYGLKTLVPIVVGFTKYDAKKFFLFNLIGAFLFVLIFGSGSYFAGGFFREMAHYASGYPYILPIALVTIIGGSYLLIGYFSRKKTKRRD, encoded by the coding sequence ATGGAAACTGTCATGCAGAATATCGAGGCTTACGGCTATGCGGCGTTGTTTATCTACTCGCTTGGCGGCGGTTTCGTGGGTATCGTCGCGGCGGGCGCGCTTTCGGGGTTTGGCTATATGAACATTTTTATATCGATTGCGGTCGTGTTCGCCGCAAACGTTATCGGCGATCAAGCGTTGTTTTTTCTCAGCCGTTTCAACAAACGCGAAATTAGACCCTACCTCCGAAGACACCGCCGCAAGCTGGCGCTTTCGCATCTGCTACTCAAAAAACAGGGCAATAGGATCCTGGTTATTCAAAAGTTCATCTACGGATTAAAAACGCTGGTTCCGATCGTGGTGGGTTTCACGAAATACGACGCGAAAAAATTTTTCCTATTCAATCTGATCGGCGCGTTTTTATTCGTTCTTATATTTGGCTCCGGCAGCTACTTCGCCGGCGGATTTTTTCGCGAAATGGCGCATTACGCGAGCGGTTATCCCTATATTTTGCCAATCGCTTTAGTTACGATTATAGGCGGTTCGTATCTGCTTATCGGCTATTTTTCGCGCAAAAAGACAAAGCGTCGTGATTGA
- a CDS encoding YdcF family protein: MKQEINGKNITNASKGLAAKSMEAVIMRFNRLGFCGKIGVVFGICVVVVNLALAAIYGVSINGAIGVIFGLSFAVCGFAYPLASKLIKTLIKSAFAFAALFLLLIACLIASEGIKNTATFNEDAVIILGCGIRGEELSIMLKSRVDSAIEYIRRNPNALIIATGGQGYGEDISEAEAIKRYLILNGAREERIIIEDRSRNTYENFANAKGILDSHFNGDRYAVAVATSDFHMFRALAIAKRYGINAASYNAPLKWYLKAASFLRETLSIIKLWLI, encoded by the coding sequence ATGAAACAAGAAATCAACGGAAAAAACATAACCAATGCGAGCAAAGGTCTAGCGGCGAAAAGCATGGAAGCCGTTATTATGCGTTTTAATCGGCTAGGCTTTTGCGGGAAAATCGGCGTTGTTTTCGGGATTTGCGTCGTAGTCGTTAATCTAGCGCTAGCGGCGATCTACGGCGTATCTATTAACGGCGCGATCGGAGTTATTTTTGGTCTATCGTTTGCCGTTTGCGGGTTTGCTTATCCGTTAGCGTCCAAGCTAATAAAAACATTGATTAAATCAGCGTTTGCGTTCGCCGCGTTGTTCTTGCTCTTAATAGCTTGCTTGATCGCTTCAGAAGGCATAAAAAATACGGCTACCTTTAACGAAGACGCGGTTATTATATTGGGCTGCGGCATTCGCGGCGAGGAGCTTTCTATTATGCTAAAAAGCAGAGTCGATAGCGCGATCGAGTATATCCGCCGCAATCCAAACGCTTTAATTATAGCGACTGGAGGACAGGGATACGGCGAGGATATTTCCGAAGCCGAAGCGATAAAACGTTATCTGATCCTAAACGGCGCGCGAGAGGAACGTATAATTATTGAAGATAGATCGAGAAACACTTACGAAAATTTTGCAAACGCTAAAGGTATATTAGATTCACATTTTAACGGCGATCGCTACGCCGTCGCGGTTGCAACAAGCGATTTTCATATGTTTAGAGCTTTAGCGATCGCCAAAAGATACGGCATTAACGCCGCGAGTTACAACGCGCCGCTTAAATGGTATTTGAAAGCGGCTAGTTTCTTGCGCGAAACGCTCTCCATTATAAAGCTCTGGCTAATTTAG
- a CDS encoding TdeIII family type II restriction endonuclease has protein sequence MSLTNQQKSHIQQVIANCLRNKFQNYEAKDNFMPFHFRLLGKDRLALYSFMQSLFTTFGSSIFEPVAAELAKTRFIKVETQYSVGNQIFNDCQQNVQAIINSLTVNPRPDKLQELEILRQSLSGIKNTLKPAKIDLFLETKSGEQYLFDLKTAKPNKGDFQKYKQTLLEWAGIAYTKNQDAKVNTLIAIPYNPYEPQPYQFWTLAGMLDIEHELKVAEEFWDFLGGHGAYGELLECFEKAGIELRSEIDEYFARFNN, from the coding sequence ATGTCGCTAACTAACCAACAAAAATCACATATTCAACAAGTTATTGCAAATTGCTTGCGTAATAAGTTTCAAAATTACGAAGCAAAAGACAATTTTATGCCATTCCATTTTAGATTATTGGGAAAGGATAGATTGGCTTTGTATTCTTTTATGCAGTCGTTATTCACTACTTTTGGTTCGTCAATTTTTGAACCTGTAGCGGCAGAATTGGCAAAAACTCGTTTTATCAAAGTTGAAACGCAATATTCGGTCGGAAATCAAATTTTTAATGACTGTCAGCAAAATGTGCAAGCAATCATAAACAGTTTAACAGTCAATCCAAGGCCAGATAAATTACAAGAATTGGAAATATTAAGACAATCATTATCGGGCATAAAAAATACGCTAAAACCTGCAAAAATAGATTTGTTTCTTGAAACAAAATCAGGCGAACAATATCTTTTCGACTTAAAAACGGCAAAACCAAACAAGGGCGACTTTCAAAAGTATAAACAAACTCTGCTTGAATGGGCAGGTATTGCTTACACAAAAAATCAAGATGCAAAGGTTAATACTTTAATAGCCATTCCATATAATCCATACGAACCGCAGCCATATCAGTTTTGGACTTTAGCAGGTATGCTTGACATTGAACACGAACTTAAAGTCGCAGAAGAGTTTTGGGATTTTCTTGGAGGTCATGGCGCGTATGGAGAATTGCTTGAATGTTTTGAAAAAGCGGGTATTGAGCTGCGCTCGGAAATCGACGAATATTTTGCGCGATTCAATAACTAA
- a CDS encoding AAA family ATPase has product MIESITIKNVATFDTVGIQIDDFKKVNFIYGANASGKTTISNLLHNPNDEKFVNTDCSVKWKNNLELQTLVYNKDFRERNFGNGKITGVFTIGEATAEQIKEIEEKTQQLGNIQKECIQKKTTIEAQTKEKENIENQFKETSWTKIYKKYENDFKEAFRGTLQKESFKEKLLSEFANNKTALPILDELKEKAKIIFGEQQIEITAIATPLFDRIVEIENNQIWKKIIVGKVDVDIAKLINKLNINDWVNQGKSYVQDDNICPFCQQQTITDDFRKQIESFFDETYLNDLKLLKDLKSEYDSLIQNTINELSTIEANQRVIKNTKLEIDKFSAYLKTLTSQCTTNKEYLNSKEKEPSRSFELIVTKEQFSLITALIENANKAIQKHNKIVANFQTEKYNLIESVWRYLVEEFKTEITEFNKSKNGLQTGITNLQEQQEELEKKYKKLDIETKELSKNVTSIQPTIDEINRLLESFGFLNFKIVSATENGFYQIQRDNGTIAEKTLSEGEITFITFLYYLQLAKGGISEETVNIERILVIDDPISSLDSNVLFVVSSLIKEIIKKVKADKGNIKQLIILTHNIYFHKEVSFVDGRTKQSKDTHFWILRKDDKISNIQVFKMDNPIQSSYGLLWQELKSNDAKSSITIQNVMRRIIENYFKLLGKYGDDDLIKKFQTKEEQVICKSLFHWTNDGSHNAGIGDDVYLELQENAIDKYKKVFKDIFTLTNHVGHYNMMMGIEDIIEENDYVAN; this is encoded by the coding sequence ATGATAGAATCAATTACAATAAAAAATGTTGCTACTTTCGATACCGTAGGTATTCAAATTGATGATTTTAAAAAAGTAAATTTCATTTATGGAGCAAATGCTTCTGGTAAAACAACCATATCAAATCTATTACATAATCCCAATGATGAAAAATTTGTAAATACTGATTGTTCTGTAAAATGGAAAAACAATTTGGAATTACAGACTCTGGTTTATAATAAAGATTTTAGAGAAAGAAATTTTGGAAATGGGAAAATTACAGGCGTTTTTACTATTGGCGAGGCGACTGCAGAACAGATAAAAGAAATTGAAGAAAAAACGCAGCAATTGGGAAATATTCAAAAGGAATGTATTCAAAAAAAGACTACCATAGAAGCCCAAACAAAAGAGAAAGAAAATATAGAAAATCAATTCAAAGAAACTTCTTGGACAAAGATTTACAAGAAATACGAAAACGATTTCAAAGAAGCATTTCGAGGTACTTTGCAAAAAGAAAGTTTTAAGGAAAAATTATTGTCGGAATTTGCAAATAATAAAACTGCCTTACCAATTCTTGATGAACTGAAAGAAAAAGCAAAAATAATTTTTGGCGAGCAACAAATTGAAATTACCGCAATAGCAACACCTTTATTTGATAGAATAGTTGAAATTGAAAATAATCAGATTTGGAAGAAAATCATTGTTGGTAAAGTAGATGTAGATATTGCAAAATTGATAAACAAACTGAATATTAACGATTGGGTAAATCAGGGAAAGAGTTATGTACAAGATGATAATATTTGTCCGTTTTGTCAGCAACAAACAATTACAGATGATTTTAGAAAGCAAATCGAAAGTTTTTTTGATGAAACTTATTTGAATGATTTGAAATTATTGAAAGACCTGAAAAGCGAATACGATTCGTTGATACAAAATACTATTAATGAATTAAGCACAATCGAAGCCAATCAAAGAGTGATAAAGAATACAAAATTAGAGATTGACAAGTTTTCCGCCTATTTGAAAACTTTAACAAGTCAATGCACCACAAACAAGGAATATCTAAACAGCAAAGAAAAAGAACCGAGTCGAAGTTTTGAGTTGATTGTAACGAAAGAACAATTTTCATTAATTACGGCGTTAATTGAAAATGCAAATAAGGCAATACAGAAACACAATAAGATAGTTGCTAATTTTCAAACAGAAAAATATAATTTGATTGAATCCGTTTGGAGATATCTTGTTGAAGAGTTTAAAACCGAGATTACAGAATTCAATAAAAGTAAAAATGGTTTGCAAACAGGTATTACAAATTTGCAAGAACAACAAGAAGAGTTGGAGAAAAAATATAAAAAATTAGATATAGAAACTAAAGAATTAAGTAAAAATGTAACGAGTATACAGCCAACTATAGATGAAATAAACCGTTTGTTAGAATCATTTGGATTTTTGAATTTTAAAATAGTGTCTGCCACCGAAAATGGTTTTTATCAAATCCAAAGGGATAATGGAACAATAGCTGAAAAAACATTAAGTGAAGGAGAAATTACATTTATTACTTTTTTGTATTATTTACAGTTAGCAAAAGGCGGAATTTCCGAAGAAACTGTTAATATTGAACGAATTTTAGTTATTGATGACCCCATTTCAAGTTTAGATAGTAATGTGCTATTTGTTGTAAGTTCTCTAATAAAAGAGATTATCAAAAAAGTTAAAGCAGACAAAGGAAACATTAAACAACTTATTATTTTAACGCATAATATATATTTTCATAAAGAAGTTTCTTTTGTTGATGGTAGAACAAAGCAAAGTAAGGATACCCACTTTTGGATATTGAGAAAAGATGACAAAATTTCAAACATACAAGTATTTAAAATGGATAATCCTATACAATCTTCTTATGGTTTGTTGTGGCAAGAATTAAAAAGTAATGATGCAAAGTCAAGCATAACAATACAAAATGTAATGAGGAGAATTATTGAGAATTATTTTAAATTACTTGGGAAATATGGCGATGATGATTTAATAAAGAAATTTCAGACAAAAGAAGAACAAGTTATATGCAAATCTTTGTTTCATTGGACGAATGATGGTTCACACAATGCTGGTATTGGCGATGATGTATATTTGGAATTACAAGAGAATGCTATTGATAAATATAAAAAGGTATTCAAAGACATTTTTACCTTGACCAATCATGTAGGACATTATAATATGATGATGGGAATAGAAGATATAATCGAAGAAAATGACTATGTCGCTAACTAA
- a CDS encoding site-specific DNA-methyltransferase encodes MQGLFSTDTPLSLLTIKEASEWASGYIGKNVTPSNIAYLVQYGRIRKIGENGSTQISLSELKNYYNAYSGSRETNFKERLGKDLNWALSFEQYKEAETTKHIHRLHPYKGKFIPQLVEYFLDDHTDSFKKEIYFNRGDIALDPFAGSGTTMAEANELGIHAVGIDISAFNALISNCKTAKYNIADIQTQTNRITKALKIFLTNSHVLEFEEKLSQALNEFNSKYFPVPEYKYRLRQGEINEKRYGAEKEKEFLPIYNSLIAQYRIKLRQEKCVSFLDKWYSQHIRDEIEFTFNEIKKIKDQNAKNIISVILSRAIRSCRATSHADLATLAEPVTTTYYCAKHGKICKPLFSILKWWESYAKDTINRLAQFDKLRTQTFQYCLTGDSRNIDVFEQMKKKNADFGELLTKQKIKGIFSSPPYVGLIDYHEQHAYAYDIFGFERKDELEIGPLFKGKTKEARENYIQGISDVLNNCKHFLADNYNVFLVANDKYNMYPTIAKNAGMKIVNQFHRPVLNRTEKDKTAYSETIFHFREE; translated from the coding sequence ATGCAAGGTCTATTTTCAACGGATACGCCGCTTAGCCTACTTACCATTAAAGAGGCTAGCGAGTGGGCAAGCGGATATATCGGCAAAAACGTAACGCCGTCTAATATCGCGTATCTTGTCCAATACGGACGCATAAGAAAAATCGGCGAAAACGGCTCGACGCAAATTTCGCTATCGGAACTTAAAAATTATTACAACGCATATAGTGGTTCGCGTGAAACGAATTTCAAAGAGCGTTTAGGTAAAGACTTAAATTGGGCGTTATCGTTTGAACAATACAAAGAGGCTGAAACAACAAAACATATTCACCGCCTGCATCCGTATAAAGGCAAGTTTATCCCTCAGCTTGTAGAGTATTTTTTGGACGACCATACGGATAGTTTCAAAAAAGAGATATATTTTAACAGAGGCGATATAGCGCTTGACCCATTTGCCGGAAGCGGAACGACAATGGCAGAGGCTAACGAGCTTGGAATACATGCGGTCGGAATTGATATTTCAGCCTTTAACGCGCTGATAAGCAACTGCAAAACGGCAAAATACAATATCGCCGATATTCAAACGCAAACCAATCGTATTACAAAAGCGTTGAAAATATTTTTAACGAACTCTCATGTTTTAGAGTTTGAGGAAAAACTATCGCAAGCGCTTAATGAATTTAATAGTAAATATTTTCCCGTTCCCGAATATAAATACCGTTTAAGACAAGGCGAAATAAACGAAAAACGATATGGCGCAGAAAAAGAAAAAGAGTTTTTGCCAATATATAATAGTCTTATAGCACAATACCGCATTAAATTACGGCAGGAAAAATGCGTGAGCTTCCTTGACAAATGGTATTCGCAGCACATAAGAGACGAGATAGAGTTTACATTTAATGAAATCAAAAAAATCAAAGACCAAAATGCAAAGAATATAATCAGCGTGATTTTAAGCCGCGCAATCCGCAGCTGCAGAGCCACATCGCATGCTGATCTTGCTACGCTTGCGGAACCTGTTACTACAACTTACTACTGCGCAAAACACGGCAAAATATGCAAACCGCTCTTTTCAATTCTTAAGTGGTGGGAAAGTTACGCGAAGGACACGATCAACCGCCTTGCGCAATTTGATAAATTAAGAACTCAGACGTTTCAGTATTGCTTGACTGGAGACAGCAGAAACATAGATGTTTTTGAACAGATGAAAAAGAAAAACGCCGATTTTGGCGAACTGCTGACAAAACAAAAAATCAAGGGCATTTTCTCTTCGCCGCCTTATGTCGGTTTGATTGATTATCATGAGCAACACGCCTACGCTTACGATATATTTGGTTTTGAGCGCAAAGACGAATTGGAAATCGGTCCGCTTTTCAAAGGCAAAACTAAAGAGGCAAGAGAAAATTATATTCAAGGTATTTCAGACGTTTTGAATAATTGCAAACATTTTTTAGCGGATAATTACAATGTATTTCTTGTGGCAAACGACAAATACAATATGTATCCGACAATAGCCAAAAACGCTGGAATGAAAATCGTAAATCAATTTCACCGTCCGGTATTAAACAGAACAGAAAAAGATAAAACCGCATATTCGGAAACGATATTTCATTTTAGGGAGGAGTAG